One segment of Scomber scombrus chromosome 3, fScoSco1.1, whole genome shotgun sequence DNA contains the following:
- the LOC133977752 gene encoding complement C1q subcomponent subunit B-like, with translation MAPQWLSCSTAVLLLLVHVAPVVTQSCARGPGGIPGIPGTHGDNGNDGVKGEKGESGETSHPVKAHKGVSGIRGPPGRPGMKGETGMPGSLGQVGRQGPKGRSFNPSYRESSFFSQKRTISQIPDLDTPIDFNSPIRPDLDEQFQGESLTNKTFLSTIQGVYFFSYHISAKTRVCLKLVKGSENLMILCDTFDGFLVTSGSAVLELNVGDEVSLQVQRYNNIVTSLSSTSHIFTGFLIFPTG, from the exons ATG gcccCCCAGTGGCTGAGCTGCAGTACTGCTGTACTGCTGCTTTTGGTTCATGTTGCCCCAGTCGTCACGCAGTCCTGCGCCAGGGGACCTGGAGGGATTCCTGGGATACCGGGCACCCATGGAGACAATGGCAATGACGGTGtaaaaggagagaagggagaatCTG GTGAGACAAGTCATCCTGTCAAGGCCCATAAAGGGGTGTCAGGTATACGGGGCCCCCCAGGACGACCTGGGATGAAGGGGGAAACAGGTATGCCGGGGTCTCTTGGCCAGGTGGGTCGTCAAGGGCCGAAGGGAAGGTCCTTCAATCCCTCCTATCGGGAGTCATCCTTCTTCTCCCAAAAACGGACAATATCACAAATCCCAGACCTTGACACTCCCATCGACTTCAACAG CCCGATTCGGCCGGACCTGGATGAACAGTTTCAAGGAGAATCGCTGACAAACAAAACTTTCCTGTCTACCATCCAAGGAGTCTATTTCTTCAGCTACCACATTTCAGCCAAGACCAGG GTGTGTCTGAAGCTGGTGAAGGGAAGTGAAAACCTCATGATACTGTGTGACACGTTTGACGGATTCCTGGTCACCTCGGGCTCGGCGGTCCTGGAGCTGAATGTAGGAGATGAAGTATCACTGCAGGTGCAGAGGTACAACAACATCGTGACGAGCCTGAGCAGCACCAGCCACATCTTCACCGGCTTCCTGATCTTCCCAACCGGCTAG
- the c1qc gene encoding complement C1q subcomponent subunit C, which translates to MLHRCFIVIGALLSLAVSPLVALESCQATGYPGIPGIPGLPGRDGRDGERGQKGDPGQLLHGTAGPKKGAKGEPGPLGYPGKRGQSGEPGEAGVPGTQGGPGEPGEDGKTAGVQQQAAFSVARGTSEFPDRTSFIRFTKIITNINDDYNSVTGRFKCRVPGTYYFVYHASIEDRFCVLLKRDNTPLAPFCDHRRGKRQVTSGGLAVYLSKDQEVWMETQTYRGMTGKTTGYSIFSGFLLHAH; encoded by the exons ATGCTCCATCGTTGTTTTATTGTGATCGGAGCCCTGCTCTCATTAGCAGTATCCCCGCTAGTTGCTTTGGAGTCCTGCCAAGCGACAGGGTATCCCGGGATcccag GTATTCCTGGGCTGCCCGGCAGAGACGGTCGTGATGGTGAGAGAGGACAAAAAGGAGATCCAG GACAATTGTTGCATGGCACCGCCGGCCCTAAGAAGGGAGCAAAGGGGGAGCCGGGGCCGTTGGGATATCCTGGTAAACGGGGTCAAAGTGGGGAACCAGGGGAAGCAGGGGTCCCAGGAACTCAAGGAGgaccaggagaaccaggagaagaTGG AAAGACCGCAGGAGTCCAGCAGCAGGCGGCCTTCAGTGTGGCAAGAGGAACCAGCGAATTTCCGGACAGGACCAGTTTCATAAGattcaccaaaatcatcacCAACATCAATGATGACTACAACTCAGTGACAGGACGCTTCAA GTGTCGGGTCCCAGGAACGTACTACTTTGTGTACCACGCCTCTATAGAAGACCGCTTCTGTGTGCTGTTGAAGCGGGACAACACTCCGCTGGCACCGTTCTGCGATCATCGCCGCGGCAAACGACAG GTGACTTCAGGCGGTCTGGCGGTCTACCTGTCGAAGGATCAGGAGGTTTGGATGGAGACTCAAACCTACAGAGGGATGACAGGGAAAACGACCGGTTACAGCATCTTCTCCGGCTTCCTGCTGCATGCTCACTGA
- the LOC134006641 gene encoding protein SPMIP1, with protein MRCQLTTQSQNCYREQIQKEMLTRLAWKSRYAKLYPSCDNPPKNSTDSTQLPQLPADTQAVLPPVTRTPEKKSNPPFLRPPPPALSVEEEGQLSVAPLMRPVSPKTRKALYQDSSHHGKGRSLYLQRRGQRRPEEKFDFPVLSSWEYGWRLGDYTLDYRTPSHARSSVVKNTFYARNGVFNSPSATGTPSV; from the exons ATGCGCTGCCAGCTGACGACCCAGAGCCAGAACTGCTACCGGGAGCAGATCCAGAAGGAGATGTTGACCCGTTTGGCCTGGAAGAGCCGCTACGCCAAGCTCTACCCATCCTGTGACAATCCTCCAAAAAACAGCACAGACTCAACACAGCTGCCCCAACTGCCTGCTGACACCCA AGCTGTCCTGCCTCCTGTCACCAGAACACCTGAGAAGAAAAGCAACCCTCCTTttcttcgtcctcctcctcctgcgctctctgtggaagaggagggGCAGCTCAGTGTGGCCCCTCTGATGAGGCCAGTTTCCCCCAAAACCAGAAAGGCTCTCTACCAGGACTCCTCTCACCAT GGGAAGGGGCGGAGTCTCTACCTGCAGAGGCGAGGCCAGAGGAGACCTGAGGAGAAGTTTGACTTTCCTGTGCTGTCGTCCTGGGAGTACGGCTGGAGGCTGG GTGACTACACTCTGGATTACAGAACTCCATCTCACGCCAGGTCGTCGGTGGTGAAGAACACTTTCTACGCCAGGAACGGCGTCTTCAACAGCCCGTCAGCTACAGGCACACCGAGTGTTTGA